One genomic region from Cytophagales bacterium encodes:
- a CDS encoding retroviral-like aspartic protease produces MGKIEKNLPVYADKGKINVIALFDSGAGRSLIRRDVVNKVVQHLLKLHKPIIFNGVNGKEAFSASNYCGIEVEMKGKLLSGLFYIIDKMPREMIIGVDFMQGWDIKLDLKNEDYTVGLDPQDVEIANF; encoded by the coding sequence ATGGGAAAAATCGAAAAAAACCTGCCTGTTTACGCAGATAAAGGTAAAATCAATGTCATAGCATTGTTTGATAGCGGTGCTGGCCGGTCACTTATTAGAAGAGATGTTGTTAATAAGGTTGTTCAACATTTATTAAAACTGCACAAACCAATTATCTTTAATGGGGTAAATGGCAAAGAAGCTTTCTCCGCCAGCAATTATTGTGGTATTGAAGTTGAAATGAAAGGAAAACTTCTAAGCGGCCTCTTCTATATCATTGATAAGATGCCCCGCGAAATGATCATTGGGGTAGATTTTATGCAAGGCTGGGATATTAAGCTGGATCTTAAAAATGAAGACTATACAGTCGGATTAGATCCCCAGGATGTTGAAATTGCTAATTTTTAA